Proteins encoded within one genomic window of Prauserella marina:
- a CDS encoding sigma 54 modulation/S30EA ribosomal C-terminal domain-containing protein, which produces MSRQGDASVANGIVVHTRGEVLDGAKEYVRKQLTTFARRLPARLDAARVKLTAFTKPSAPVPALAQANLQIEGRPVRAQVAAPFFTEAAGLLRARLKEQIAMLTAPRTGRPWDGAAPLGPATAKVTGRREIVRHKTYELTECAPGEATFTMDLMDYDFYLFTDSETGEDSVVYRVGPTGYKLARLASLAPPAGPAAVPLTVNVHPVPHQTPAEAAGRLDETALPFTFFLDSTTSRGAVVYRRYDGHYGHLAPR; this is translated from the coding sequence GTGAGCAGGCAGGGCGACGCGAGCGTGGCGAACGGAATCGTGGTGCACACGCGCGGGGAGGTGCTCGACGGAGCCAAGGAGTACGTGCGGAAACAGCTCACGACGTTCGCGAGGCGGCTACCGGCCCGGCTCGACGCCGCGCGCGTCAAACTCACCGCCTTCACCAAACCGAGCGCGCCCGTTCCCGCGCTGGCACAGGCGAACCTCCAGATCGAAGGACGCCCCGTACGGGCACAGGTGGCGGCGCCGTTCTTCACCGAGGCGGCCGGCCTGCTGCGGGCCAGGCTGAAAGAACAGATCGCGATGCTGACCGCGCCGCGCACCGGCAGGCCGTGGGACGGAGCCGCCCCGCTGGGGCCTGCCACGGCGAAGGTCACCGGGCGCAGGGAGATCGTGCGGCACAAGACCTACGAGCTGACCGAGTGCGCGCCGGGCGAGGCCACGTTCACGATGGACCTGATGGACTACGACTTCTACCTCTTCACCGACAGCGAGACGGGAGAAGACAGCGTCGTCTACCGGGTGGGGCCGACCGGATACAAGCTGGCCCGCCTGGCGTCGCTGGCGCCTCCGGCGGGACCGGCCGCCGTACCGCTCACCGTCAACGTCCATCCCGTCCCGCACCAGACTCCGGCCGAGGCCGCCGGCAGACTCGACGAGACGGCGCTGCCGTTCACCTTCTTCCTCGACAGCACCACCAGCCGGGGCGCCGTCGTCTACCGGCGCTACGACGGGCATTACGGGCACCTCGCGCCCCGGTGA
- a CDS encoding phosphoribosyltransferase: MQFENRADAGRELAGRLGYLSAHHPIVLGLPRGGAVVARQVADGLGCALDVLLVQRVRAPERPELAVGAVGEGGVLVTNADLLREYRLSRQDMDLAVRTALAELDRRTELYRGDLPPLSVAGRTVVLVDDAIATGATVRAALRVLRGRQAGRVVLAVPVAPADVLEELAHNADHTVCPNPRVWMRAVGHWYRDFSPVSDEDVLPLLGRPRSVPSPAPDL; encoded by the coding sequence ATGCAATTCGAGAACCGTGCCGACGCGGGCAGGGAACTGGCCGGCAGGCTCGGCTACCTGTCCGCGCACCACCCGATCGTGCTCGGCCTGCCCCGAGGGGGCGCCGTCGTCGCCAGGCAGGTCGCCGACGGACTCGGCTGCGCGCTGGACGTCCTGCTCGTCCAGCGGGTCCGCGCGCCGGAAAGGCCGGAACTGGCCGTCGGCGCCGTCGGTGAGGGCGGCGTACTCGTCACCAACGCCGACCTGCTCAGGGAATACCGCCTCAGCAGGCAGGACATGGACCTCGCCGTGCGCACCGCGCTCGCCGAACTCGACCGGAGGACTGAGCTTTACCGTGGCGACCTCCCGCCACTGTCCGTAGCGGGCAGGACGGTTGTGCTCGTCGACGACGCGATCGCCACCGGCGCGACGGTGAGAGCGGCACTGCGCGTCCTTCGCGGCAGGCAGGCCGGCAGAGTCGTGCTCGCCGTGCCCGTCGCCCCTGCCGACGTACTTGAGGAGCTGGCCCACAACGCCGATCACACCGTGTGTCCCAACCCGAGGGTGTGGATGCGCGCGGTCGGCCATTGGTACCGGGACTTCTCCCCGGTCAGCGACGAGGACGTGCTCCCGCTGCTCGGTCGGCCGCGCAGTGTGCCGAGCCCCGCGCCCGACCTGTGA
- a CDS encoding universal stress protein — translation MGAEDAASGAVVVGVDGSESSGWAVDWAAALAAQRDLPVRIVHAYGLIGRYYGAELAVPMNVLEAVDEDARGLVAAAAEQARGLAPGVEVTSEVFDEPPIPLLNKLSAEAKMVVLGQSGLGGFAGMLAGSTALGVASHASAPVAIVRRREGGERPAEGPVVVGVDGSQVSEQAVAVAFEEASFRGVPLVAVHAWMDVEYPIGFNKAREYFETGPVEQEENRVLAERLAGWQEKYPDVPVERVVVRDKPRNQLLDRSREAQLVVVGSRGRGGFTGMLLGSTSQALLHHAECPVVVARPVKGERAG, via the coding sequence ATGGGTGCTGAGGACGCGGCGAGCGGAGCGGTCGTCGTCGGAGTCGACGGTTCCGAATCGTCGGGATGGGCGGTGGACTGGGCCGCGGCACTCGCGGCGCAACGCGACCTTCCGGTGCGGATCGTGCATGCCTACGGGCTCATCGGCAGGTACTACGGTGCCGAGCTCGCCGTCCCGATGAACGTTCTCGAAGCCGTCGACGAGGACGCGCGCGGGCTCGTGGCGGCGGCCGCCGAGCAGGCGCGCGGGCTGGCACCCGGGGTGGAGGTGACCTCCGAGGTGTTCGACGAGCCGCCGATTCCGTTGCTCAACAAGCTCTCCGCCGAGGCGAAGATGGTGGTGCTCGGCCAATCCGGTCTCGGTGGCTTCGCGGGGATGCTCGCCGGTTCGACGGCGCTGGGCGTCGCCAGTCACGCGAGCGCCCCGGTCGCGATAGTACGGAGGAGAGAAGGCGGCGAGCGGCCAGCCGAGGGACCTGTCGTCGTGGGCGTCGACGGCAGCCAGGTCAGCGAGCAGGCGGTCGCCGTCGCATTCGAGGAGGCGTCGTTCCGGGGCGTGCCGCTCGTCGCGGTGCACGCGTGGATGGACGTCGAGTATCCGATCGGTTTCAACAAGGCGAGGGAGTATTTCGAGACCGGACCGGTGGAGCAGGAGGAAAACCGGGTGCTCGCCGAACGGCTCGCCGGCTGGCAGGAGAAGTACCCCGACGTGCCTGTCGAACGGGTCGTGGTGAGGGACAAGCCGCGCAACCAGCTCCTCGACCGGTCCCGCGAGGCCCAGCTCGTCGTGGTCGGCAGCAGGGGAAGGGGCGGCTTCACCGGCATGCTGCTCGGCTCCACGAGCCAGGCGTTGTTGCATCACGCGGAGTGTCCTGTCGTCGTCGCGAGGCCGGTGAAAGGCGAACGGGCCGGGTAG
- a CDS encoding Rv1733c family protein — protein MWQSATLLARLWRRIHPGRNPLVRLSDRVESAALVAAVVIPLLALPFVAAVGSDSYAREIAVAQQQQRTRHEVEAVLLTDAPATQRNTGTAGTGPTVSARAEWSLPDGSRRTGMVPARAAAPAGTTVEIWLDETGRPVPPPMSRGVIAWNAFAVSLTVWIGVVLLSGLLFVALRHALDRGRYHRWQSEWSAFDRERHES, from the coding sequence ATGTGGCAGTCGGCGACGTTGCTGGCCAGGTTGTGGCGGCGCATTCACCCCGGCCGCAACCCGTTGGTCAGGCTGTCCGACAGGGTGGAGAGCGCCGCGCTCGTCGCCGCGGTCGTGATTCCCCTGCTGGCACTGCCGTTCGTCGCGGCGGTGGGATCGGACAGTTACGCCCGCGAGATCGCGGTGGCACAACAGCAACAACGCACGCGCCACGAGGTGGAGGCGGTGCTGCTCACCGACGCGCCGGCCACGCAGCGGAACACGGGAACGGCGGGAACGGGGCCGACGGTGTCGGCGCGAGCGGAATGGTCGCTGCCGGACGGGAGCAGGCGCACCGGAATGGTTCCCGCGAGGGCAGCCGCACCGGCCGGTACGACGGTCGAGATCTGGCTTGACGAGACGGGCAGGCCGGTTCCTCCGCCGATGTCGCGAGGGGTGATCGCCTGGAACGCCTTCGCGGTGTCACTGACGGTGTGGATCGGTGTCGTGCTGCTGTCCGGGTTGTTGTTCGTGGCACTGCGGCACGCGCTCGATCGCGGCAGGTATCACCGGTGGCAAAGCGAATGGTCGGCTTTCGACAGGGAGCGCCACGAATCCTGA
- a CDS encoding dsRBD fold-containing protein: MTYPAQWTMSIVLDENDGTTRARVRLGDDLGNHFDGIGLAYRGLDVARVPQIAGELALARALNDLTEELLAAVAADIETELGGARLAAPVERVP, from the coding sequence ATGACATACCCCGCTCAATGGACGATGTCCATCGTCCTCGACGAGAACGACGGCACCACCAGGGCACGAGTCCGGCTCGGTGACGACCTCGGCAACCACTTCGACGGCATCGGACTGGCCTACCGAGGACTCGACGTGGCAAGGGTTCCCCAGATCGCGGGGGAACTGGCGCTGGCCCGCGCCCTCAACGACCTCACGGAGGAACTACTGGCCGCCGTCGCCGCCGACATCGAGACCGAACTGGGCGGGGCGCGGCTCGCCGCCCCCGTCGAACGCGTCCCCTGA
- the hpnC gene encoding squalene synthase HpnC produces MGDRAVSAAGAPAAETFESADSVPALHGVLAKARSENFPVASWLLPPAHRGHLLALYAFARMVDDIGDEAAGDRLRLLDAVSGDIARLFAGAAPTTKLYADLAATVHERGLPKEPFDRLIEANRQDQSVCRYRTFDDLLGYCALSADPVGRLVLGVFGADTPDRRVLSDRICSALQVLEHCQDVAEDVRQGRIYLPLADLDLFGVTESDLFAERAGRPLRALIGYEVQRAVAMLDEGAPLVATLRGTARVAVAGYVAGGRATAVAIASARFDVLAGTPKPAKTRTAAEWLRLLGKGGDR; encoded by the coding sequence TTGGGAGACCGGGCGGTCTCGGCCGCCGGTGCTCCGGCAGCCGAGACCTTCGAGAGCGCGGATTCCGTGCCCGCGCTGCACGGGGTGCTCGCCAAAGCCCGTAGTGAGAACTTTCCCGTCGCCTCCTGGCTGCTGCCCCCGGCCCATCGCGGGCACCTGCTCGCGCTGTACGCCTTCGCCCGGATGGTCGACGACATCGGCGACGAGGCCGCCGGCGACCGCTTGCGATTGCTCGACGCCGTCTCCGGCGACATCGCGAGGTTGTTCGCGGGTGCGGCTCCCACGACCAAGCTCTACGCCGACCTGGCGGCCACCGTCCACGAACGGGGGTTGCCGAAGGAACCGTTCGACCGGCTCATCGAGGCCAACCGGCAGGACCAGTCGGTGTGCCGCTACCGCACCTTCGACGACCTGCTCGGCTACTGCGCGTTGTCGGCTGATCCGGTCGGCAGACTCGTACTCGGGGTCTTCGGCGCGGACACACCGGACCGGCGGGTGCTGTCCGACCGGATCTGCTCGGCGCTACAGGTGCTCGAACACTGCCAGGACGTCGCGGAAGACGTGAGGCAAGGCCGCATCTATCTCCCGCTGGCCGACCTCGATCTGTTCGGGGTCACCGAAAGTGACCTGTTCGCCGAGCGGGCGGGAAGGCCACTGCGGGCACTGATCGGCTACGAGGTCCAGCGAGCGGTCGCGATGCTCGACGAAGGAGCGCCACTGGTGGCCACGCTGCGCGGCACGGCGCGGGTCGCCGTCGCCGGTTACGTCGCGGGAGGCAGGGCGACCGCGGTGGCCATCGCCTCGGCCCGGTTCGACGTGCTCGCCGGGACGCCGAAACCGGCGAAGACCCGTACGGCCGCCGAATGGCTGCGCCTGCTCGGCAAGGGCGGTGACCGGTGA
- a CDS encoding phytoene/squalene synthase family protein, giving the protein MNTAEAYAECERITRGQARNFSYGIRLLPAPKRKALSAVYAFARRIDDIGDGDLPSEQKLEALENARKQLHDLGGSGDDPVLTGLWHAAWRFELPLGAFDELIEGCTADVVGTSYETFDELRHYCRCVAGSIGRLSLAVFGSPDRARDERIADDLGIALQLTNILRDVLEDRVAGRIYLPAEDLRAFGCTLDLTERAELADPEDALLPLLEYQAARAEEWYECGLRLLPLLDSRSRACCAAMAGIYHRLLRRMALRPRFVLRGRTSLPDWEKIAVAGRALAGTSP; this is encoded by the coding sequence GTGAATACCGCCGAAGCCTACGCCGAATGCGAACGCATCACCCGCGGACAAGCGCGCAACTTCTCCTACGGCATCCGGCTGCTGCCCGCTCCGAAGCGCAAAGCACTGTCGGCCGTGTACGCGTTCGCGAGGCGAATCGACGACATCGGCGACGGCGACCTCCCCAGTGAACAGAAGCTGGAGGCGCTGGAGAACGCGAGGAAACAACTCCACGATCTCGGCGGCTCCGGCGACGATCCGGTACTCACCGGGCTTTGGCACGCGGCGTGGCGATTCGAGTTGCCGCTCGGCGCGTTCGACGAACTCATCGAGGGCTGCACCGCCGACGTAGTAGGCACCAGCTACGAGACGTTCGACGAACTGCGCCACTACTGCCGGTGCGTCGCGGGGTCCATCGGCAGGCTTTCGCTGGCCGTCTTCGGCTCGCCCGATCGCGCGCGCGACGAGCGGATCGCCGACGATCTCGGGATCGCGTTGCAGCTGACCAACATCCTGCGCGACGTACTTGAGGACAGGGTCGCCGGGCGGATTTACCTTCCGGCAGAGGACCTGCGTGCCTTCGGCTGCACGCTGGACCTGACGGAGCGGGCCGAGCTTGCCGACCCCGAGGACGCGCTGCTGCCGTTGCTGGAGTACCAGGCGGCCCGGGCCGAGGAATGGTACGAATGCGGGCTGCGGTTGCTCCCGCTGCTCGATTCCCGCAGCAGGGCCTGTTGCGCGGCCATGGCCGGTATCTATCACCGCTTGCTGCGCAGGATGGCGTTGCGGCCCCGGTTCGTGTTGCGCGGCCGAACATCGTTGCCGGACTGGGAGAAAATCGCGGTCGCGGGGCGGGCGCTTGCGGGAACGTCGCCATGA
- the hpnE gene encoding hydroxysqualene dehydroxylase HpnE, producing MSAHVAVVGGGLAGLTAACDLSDRGVRVTLLEARNRLGGATFSFQRDGLTVDNGQHVLLRCCTEYRALLEKLGTADGIDLQRRFRMPVLTGGGAGAELARTGGPAPLHLAAGIARYAALPVTDRIRVFRAAAALRFLDPADPALDRLSFADWLGRHGQNDATLRGLWNLIAVAALNCDASEASLALAVMVFRTALLDRADAADIGVPALPLSELHVDPAEKYLLERGGYVRTRSPVRAIRRQGRGFTIRLDDEAIDVDGVVMAAPPDAAALVCPREAGLDPDRLGKLGAAPIVNVHVVYERPVTDLPFAATVSPSSPVQWIFDRTGVAGLDSGQYLTVSLSAAHRWLDTPVAELREIFLPELARLLPAAAGVPHRQFFVTRERRATFRQGPGTAALRPRAATRLPGLALAGSWTATGWPDTMEGAVRSGHQAAGLIVEHIGGGSP from the coding sequence ATGAGCGCACACGTGGCGGTCGTCGGCGGTGGGCTCGCGGGGCTCACCGCGGCCTGTGATCTGTCCGACCGCGGCGTGCGCGTCACGCTGCTTGAGGCGCGCAACCGGCTCGGCGGAGCCACGTTCTCGTTCCAGCGGGACGGGCTCACCGTCGACAACGGCCAGCACGTGCTGTTGCGATGCTGCACGGAATACCGTGCCCTGCTGGAAAAACTGGGTACCGCCGACGGGATCGACCTGCAGCGGCGATTCCGTATGCCGGTGCTCACCGGTGGTGGGGCCGGTGCCGAACTCGCCCGCACCGGCGGGCCCGCGCCGTTGCATCTGGCCGCCGGTATCGCCCGCTACGCCGCGCTGCCGGTCACCGACCGGATCCGGGTTTTCCGCGCCGCCGCGGCGTTGCGGTTCCTCGACCCAGCCGACCCCGCGCTCGACCGGCTGAGTTTCGCCGACTGGCTGGGGCGGCACGGACAGAACGACGCGACGCTGCGCGGCCTGTGGAACCTCATCGCGGTCGCCGCGCTCAACTGTGACGCGAGTGAGGCTTCGCTTGCGCTGGCCGTGATGGTTTTCCGGACCGCGTTGCTCGACCGCGCGGATGCCGCCGACATCGGCGTCCCCGCGTTGCCGCTGAGCGAACTGCATGTCGATCCGGCCGAGAAGTATCTGCTCGAAAGGGGCGGCTACGTCCGCACCCGCAGCCCCGTGCGCGCGATCCGGCGGCAGGGCCGAGGGTTCACCATCCGACTCGACGACGAGGCGATCGACGTCGACGGAGTGGTCATGGCGGCGCCTCCCGACGCGGCCGCCCTGGTCTGTCCACGCGAGGCCGGGCTCGATCCGGACCGGCTCGGGAAGCTGGGCGCCGCGCCCATCGTCAACGTGCACGTCGTCTACGAGCGACCGGTCACCGATCTGCCCTTCGCCGCGACGGTGTCACCGTCCTCGCCGGTGCAGTGGATCTTCGACCGCACCGGGGTCGCGGGACTGGACAGTGGCCAGTACCTGACCGTCTCGCTGTCGGCGGCACACCGCTGGCTCGACACCCCGGTCGCCGAACTGCGCGAGATCTTCCTTCCCGAACTGGCCAGGTTGCTTCCCGCCGCCGCTGGCGTCCCGCACCGGCAGTTCTTCGTGACGAGGGAGCGGCGCGCCACCTTCCGGCAGGGCCCCGGAACGGCAGCGCTGCGCCCGCGCGCCGCGACCAGGTTGCCCGGACTCGCGCTGGCCGGCTCGTGGACGGCGACAGGGTGGCCGGACACGATGGAAGGAGCCGTGCGCAGCGGCCATCAAGCTGCCGGTCTCATCGTCGAGCACATCGGGGGAGGTTCGCCATGA
- a CDS encoding polyprenyl synthetase family protein, producing the protein MTSTLPAEVTATRTLVQPALREAVRSLQPAMRRVVSYHLGWTDEHGQPADAGGGKALRPALALLAAQAVKAAPEAALPGAVAVELVHNFSLLHDDVMDGDVERRHRPTVWRLFGTPAAILAGDALLTLAVDVLERAADPVATRCLTAAVQHLITGQSADVDFENRLDVGVGECLDMAAGKTGALMRCAAQVGALLGRGSPVAAGLLAEFGSNLGMAFQLVDDLLGIWGSPEDTGKPVLADLRVRKKSVPVVAALNSGTEYGAALRELYRNPDPPTEEEVHTMAELIERSGALAWTRERAHRYVGEAGTCLDRLAPPEPIHAALRDLTLFVVERDR; encoded by the coding sequence ATGACCAGCACGCTGCCAGCCGAGGTGACGGCGACGAGAACGCTCGTGCAGCCCGCGCTGCGCGAGGCCGTGCGCTCCTTGCAGCCGGCCATGCGCCGGGTCGTCAGCTACCACCTCGGCTGGACCGACGAGCACGGCCAGCCCGCCGACGCGGGCGGTGGCAAGGCATTGCGGCCCGCGCTCGCCCTGCTCGCGGCGCAGGCCGTCAAGGCGGCTCCCGAGGCGGCGCTGCCCGGCGCCGTCGCCGTCGAACTGGTGCACAATTTCTCGCTGCTGCACGACGACGTCATGGACGGCGACGTCGAACGCAGGCACCGGCCGACGGTATGGCGGCTTTTCGGGACTCCCGCCGCGATACTGGCGGGCGACGCGTTGCTGACGCTCGCCGTCGACGTGCTGGAGCGGGCGGCGGACCCGGTCGCCACACGGTGTCTCACCGCCGCCGTGCAGCACCTCATCACCGGGCAGAGCGCCGACGTCGACTTCGAGAACCGGCTGGACGTCGGTGTCGGCGAATGCCTCGACATGGCGGCGGGAAAGACCGGGGCGCTCATGCGGTGCGCCGCCCAGGTCGGTGCGCTGCTCGGCAGGGGAAGCCCGGTCGCGGCGGGCCTGCTGGCCGAGTTCGGCAGCAACCTCGGCATGGCCTTCCAGCTCGTCGACGACCTGCTGGGTATCTGGGGCAGTCCCGAGGACACCGGCAAACCGGTGCTCGCCGATCTGCGCGTGCGCAAGAAATCCGTGCCCGTCGTGGCCGCGCTCAACTCGGGAACCGAGTACGGGGCGGCCTTGCGCGAGCTGTACCGGAATCCCGATCCGCCCACAGAGGAGGAAGTGCACACGATGGCAGAGCTGATCGAGCGTTCCGGTGCGCTGGCGTGGACGCGAGAGCGAGCACACCGGTATGTCGGCGAGGCGGGCACCTGCCTCGACCGGCTGGCCCCTCCCGAACCGATCCACGCGGCGCTGCGAGACCTGACCCTGTTCGTCGTGGAGCGTGACCGATGA
- the shc gene encoding squalene--hopene cyclase yields the protein MSHVLDRPMATVSARAAEATERARHHLLSLQHEEGWWKGELETNVTMDAEDLMLRQFVGIADDRLLAESARWIRSCQREDGTWANFYGGPADLSTTVEAYTALRMAGDPAGSPHLRRAREFILDSGGIEATRVFTRIWLALFGEWSWDRLPVLPPELVLLPHWFPLNVYDWACWARQTVVPLTIVASSRPRRPLGVSVQELRTGKPVPEPDSPLTWAGAFQRLDSVLHIAEKFPVKPLRRIALSTAEKWIVDRQEADGGWGGIQPPWVYSILALNLRGYSTRHPVLRKAIEGLEGFTIRERTEEGWVRRLEACQSPVWDTALALTALLDSGLAPDDPALVKAADWVLREEIRSEGDWQVRRGDLAPSGWAFEFANDHYPDTDDTAEVILGMRRIDHPEPHRLREVLDRAAAWTAGMQSKDGGWGAFDADNTQTLCEKLPFCDFGAVIDPPSADVTAHIVEMLAARGEGDTEPALRGVRWLLAHQEKDGSWFGRWGANHVYGTGAVVPALVAAGIPFEHKAVRAAVAWLCAHQNPDGGWGEDLRSYVDPSWIGKGVSTASQTAWALLGLLAAGERGPGVERGVDFLVRTQLPEGGWDEPHFTGTGFPGDFYINYHLYRLVFPLTALGRYVEVTKHEHAG from the coding sequence ATGAGCCACGTACTCGACCGGCCGATGGCGACGGTCTCGGCGAGGGCGGCCGAGGCGACCGAGCGGGCCCGCCACCACCTGCTTTCCCTGCAACACGAAGAAGGCTGGTGGAAGGGCGAGCTGGAAACCAACGTGACGATGGACGCGGAAGACCTGATGCTGCGCCAGTTCGTCGGCATCGCCGACGACCGGTTGCTGGCCGAGTCGGCACGCTGGATCCGGTCCTGCCAAAGGGAAGACGGGACGTGGGCCAATTTCTACGGTGGCCCCGCCGATCTGTCCACGACGGTCGAGGCATACACGGCGCTGCGCATGGCAGGCGACCCGGCCGGATCCCCGCATCTGCGCAGGGCTCGTGAGTTCATTCTGGACAGTGGCGGAATCGAGGCGACCAGGGTCTTCACCCGCATCTGGCTCGCGTTGTTCGGGGAATGGTCGTGGGACCGGCTTCCCGTGCTGCCGCCCGAACTCGTGCTGCTTCCGCACTGGTTTCCGCTCAACGTCTACGACTGGGCGTGCTGGGCGCGGCAAACCGTCGTGCCGCTCACGATCGTCGCATCGAGCAGGCCGCGCAGGCCACTCGGGGTCAGCGTGCAGGAGTTGCGAACAGGAAAGCCCGTCCCCGAGCCGGATTCGCCGCTCACCTGGGCCGGCGCCTTCCAGCGACTCGACTCGGTTCTGCACATCGCGGAGAAGTTTCCCGTCAAGCCGCTGCGCCGAATCGCGCTGTCCACCGCGGAGAAGTGGATCGTCGACCGGCAGGAGGCCGACGGCGGCTGGGGCGGCATCCAGCCACCGTGGGTGTACTCGATTCTGGCGCTGAACTTGCGTGGCTACTCGACCCGCCATCCCGTGCTGCGCAAGGCCATCGAGGGACTTGAGGGCTTCACGATCAGGGAACGCACCGAAGAGGGCTGGGTACGCAGGCTGGAGGCATGCCAGTCGCCCGTGTGGGACACCGCGCTCGCGCTGACCGCGCTGCTCGACTCCGGACTGGCGCCGGATGATCCCGCCCTGGTGAAAGCGGCGGACTGGGTGCTGAGGGAGGAGATCCGCTCGGAAGGTGACTGGCAGGTACGGCGCGGTGACCTGGCACCGTCGGGATGGGCTTTCGAATTCGCCAACGACCACTATCCCGACACCGACGACACCGCTGAGGTCATCCTCGGGATGCGCCGGATCGACCATCCCGAGCCGCACCGGTTGCGTGAGGTGCTGGACAGGGCCGCGGCATGGACGGCCGGAATGCAATCGAAGGACGGTGGGTGGGGTGCCTTCGACGCCGACAACACCCAGACCCTGTGCGAGAAACTGCCCTTCTGCGACTTCGGTGCCGTCATCGACCCGCCGTCGGCCGACGTGACCGCGCACATCGTGGAGATGCTCGCCGCGCGAGGTGAGGGCGACACCGAACCGGCGCTGCGCGGCGTGCGCTGGTTGCTGGCACACCAGGAGAAGGACGGTTCCTGGTTCGGAAGGTGGGGCGCCAACCACGTCTACGGGACCGGCGCGGTCGTTCCCGCGCTCGTCGCGGCCGGGATTCCCTTCGAGCACAAGGCGGTCAGGGCCGCCGTCGCCTGGCTGTGCGCGCACCAGAATCCCGACGGCGGCTGGGGTGAGGACCTCAGGTCCTATGTGGATCCAAGCTGGATCGGCAAGGGGGTTTCGACGGCGTCGCAGACGGCGTGGGCGCTGCTGGGCCTGCTCGCGGCCGGTGAACGTGGTCCCGGCGTCGAACGCGGTGTCGATTTCCTCGTGCGCACCCAGCTTCCCGAAGGGGGATGGGACGAACCCCACTTCACCGGAACCGGTTTCCCCGGCGACTTCTACATCAACTACCACCTTTACCGGCTCGTCTTCCCGCTGACCGCCCTCGGGCGCTACGTGGAGGTGACCAAGCATGAACACGCAGGCTGA